TTCAGAAACGTGTAAGTGCGTGCAAGAGTGAGGACGGGCTCAAAAATCCCCACTTTACGACTGTTTGCGCACTGTTTAAACGACCCCATACATGTGATTTTGGGAGATGCTACTCTCTTTTGAAGAGGCACACTTCAAGGAAAGCTATTTATACCTTCCGCAATTTTACTTCATCTATGAGTAAAGTGAACGAACATGTATTTGGTTCACGATAGGCTCCAATGGGTATTAAATAATATGAGCAGTTCAATTCGGTTTTTCTGGTACATTGGTAGCGGAAGCCGAGGGGTAATCACTGATTTACTAgctcagtaaatcacggtaaatcacggtaaatcacagtaaatcaagtaaatcaaaaatgaagtttctactaaatttgaatctatttacttcaatttgtattagttcatgaaatttatcctatatgtttacggccacgatacttcgaaatgtaatccagtgacaattaaaaatttttcaaaaatttttcaaaattttttgtgatttaccgtgatttacttgatttactgatttactagtgATTACCCCCTTGGCGGAAGCTTGCGTCTATCAATTGGTAACCAACACCGGCCTCGCCATTGATCCGTTCGGGCTTTCAGCAATAGGCCTTGATTATAGCAATAGGCTTCGATGTATGATTAGTTTCTGAAAAGTCGTTTGTGCCGCTGAAGCTCAAACCttatattttcaaaacgtTTCGGCTTTTTTTCGCGTAGACGACGGAAGGTCGATGAAGaggtaaaaatgaaatgtgatCGAAAGCTCTACCAAACTATGTAGTCAGATGTTTCGAAGCGTTTCTGGCGTCGAGGTATTAAAGATTCTGTTCGAAGCCATCCTTCAAATGGCGCAATAGTGAGACCGCTGTTTGCCACTAACCGATTGCCTTCACCGTTCACTACCAAAAGAAATCCCGAAGGAGGTGCccacattttatttaataccCATCTAACATGTGTTATACGAATACATCATCAGGATATAATACTCAtcatgatttttttctatCATTCTAGGCTCGGAGAAACGCAGACAAATAATcgacaaaataagaaaaaaggGCCAGTTCGAGTCCAATGAAGTTGAAGCCCTAAACAAGGGCGAACTAGATACGTGTCGACGTACCAATCCGAATCGCCCAAGAGAAGCAGGTGATTTTACAACGTGTGTAAACTGTCTCGGTGCATATGTGCACCTCACTCGACATTTCAACAATTGCACACACAATACAATGAAGGGCGAGAACGTGGCGAAGGAACTCGGTCTTGCGCTGGAAGGAAGATGTCATGTCGACGCCTGCGATGACTTGCGTGAAATTGTTTTCCCGAAAATGCGTCAAAATGAAACTGTTCGACGGATCCGTTTCGACTGGCTGATAATTGCCTTCGGCAACGACATGTGTGACAATTACTCAGCGCATTATCAACAGCAATTGATCCGTACAAGTCTACGAAAAGCCGGTAAATTGTTGGTCGCTGCTATGTCGAGCTCTTCAGAAATCAGCGAATTCTCAACTCTTTATCACGTCAAGCGTTGCAACACAGTGATCGATGCTATACGTAAAGTAGCAGGTTTTGACTTCACGTCgaagaaattcaaaagtcCTGGCACTGCTTCAACGTTGGTCACGTTGATCAACGCAATCGGCGATCAACTCATCATCGAAAGTATGAAATTAGATGATGAAGTGAAAGAGAGGAATACGGAACGTTTTTTGAAGGTTTTTCAAAAAGACGCACgagcaaaaatcaacaaaattgtttccgtcCAGCAAGCCAAGGCACGGCGtcaaagaaacgaaaatatcccCTCAACGGAAGACATACACAAACTGGCATCATTCCTGGATTGTGAGAGAGATAAGTGTTTCGACGACCTTTGTAAGGAATTCTCTTATCAAAAATGGCTATGTTTAGCTGAACTGACCATCGTATCGATCCTCGTGTTCAATCGCAGAAGAGTCGGAGAAATGCAGAACATGGAATGTGTGGACTTCCGCAGACGGGAAATGATAGAAGATGCAAACAACTGCCACAAAATACCTGAAGACGTGAAGAAGTTGATCAAGAGCCGTATGATGATTCGAGGAAAACTTAACAGACCAGTTCCCGTGTTGCTGAAACATTCGCATGATGAATGCTTAGATCTCCTGCTCCATCACCGGGAAAACGTTGGCATTACAAACCGGAACGAGTTCGTATTCGCTCTTCcgtcgaaaacaaaaactataAAGACTGTCAGCGCCGGGACTGCTCTGCGGACCTTTTCTAATTTGTGCGGCGCCCAAAATCCTAGTAGTCTGAGAGGAactaaaatcagaaaacatatGGCCAGCTTCTGCGGAACGCTGAACCTTTGTGACCGGGATGTCACTAACGTAGCGGCTTATATGGGACACGATGACCAAATACATCGTGACATCTACCGCCATAACACCCTCGATCGTCAAGTAACACAAATGACTAATTACTTGGAAGCTGCTCAAGGCTATCGCATAATCACAACTATTGGGAACATTTCACAAGCCGGTGCTGAGCAAAATCATAAGCCGAAGCCGATTGTCGATCTGTCGGATGAGTGCAGCTCCGACGAAGAGTGGGACGAAAGCTCAGACGAATTTTCCGATGACGAAGCTGATGTCGTTACTGTCAAAGCTAGCAAAAAACGAGCAAAGCAACAAGGCATCCCAACAATCACTGCCAAATCGAATCGTAAAAATAGCAGAGTCGGTACAGCTGCAACGAACCGGAAGCGACAGTTGTCAGCGCCAAAACGAACAAGGGGCGAAGAGcgaacaaaggagaaaaaacgaaatagcAATAAAGTCTCACAAACCGGAACTAAGCCAGGGAAAACGGGCGGAAAGCAAGTAATTAATCGATCCCAGACCAAAACTGCCAAGCTGATGTCAAAacgcaaagaaattcgaatctagACTACCTCAACCAAAACTGAACCGAATCAACTGTTGgcagaagaaaaagaaaaattgtgaaatataatCTTCATGGAAGAACAatccgaaaaatttgaataaaaatcatGTGCATGTACGCCTTGtaattgaataattaaattcCGTAAATAAAACTTAGAAGTGTCTGcctatcacttacaagtttctGCCAGGCAATAAAAAGTGTCTGTCGTCTACTTACAGGCATCTGCCAGTCACTTAGAAACCTCTGCCAGCCACTTAGAAGCGTCTTGGTATCACTTAACATACCAACACTTTTTCGTGGCCAACACCTCTTCATGGCCACGGATACCCGTACTCCGTACTCCGTATTATCTCCTATTGAAATTGCTTGCAGCAATATTGAAATCCCCGTCCGAAGTCTATCCCACAGATCAGTTTAATCTGATAACTGATGTAAAGAAAACTGAATTGTGGTATTCTGATCTGTACCTTACACACTAGCATGATTTGAATTGATTCTACAAAACTGAAATATATTGACGGATTAACTTTGATATAACGACAGTTTAAAGCCAGATTCCATTATTCTAAAgtggaaatggaaattaatggaaaaagCTGAATATGCTGTGTGACTTTCATtctaaaaaattcactttcctTTGAGTCATGTAACAAAATGGACGAAGctatcaaaaaaaatcaaaaaaaaatcggaacaGCAGGTCGATAAAGCAATGAGTGAAGGTGAGGTCGATGGTGAAATTGAGGAGGGCCCTTCTAGAAAGAGGTGCTTCTGGAGAGCTCTGAGCTATTTTTATAGCATTGTATAAGTGATACATACGTGTGTGTCTCTAGTCTGAATCGTTTCTCTTAGATGTTTTATAGAATTTGTATATGTTAATTCCTTCAAAATTTGATGCAAAAACGTTTCGGTATTAGAaccgggataccggtattAGGGTGTCCGGTATTACCGAAAACCGGTTTCTCTAAAGTGGTCCGGTATTCCCTTCCCTACTATGGAATGCAGTCCCGATTCCGGTTACGGTACAAGTACTGGGAAGTATCATTACCGAATCCCGGTTCTTATTACAAAATACCGGGACTAGtatcgaaaattaaaatttaggtAAATTTCGATTGATGCGTGTAGCTAGGGCTCGAAACAGGTCGatcaaaaccaaaaatttggatATATGATTCGATTTGAAtctgaattttgttattttgaactGATTTGTATAGTTTTTGATGTGATCTGATCTGAAGCTATCTGATTAAGCGTTTGCATCATATGATCTTATCTAATTTGATGGCAGTGCCAGACCGGCCCTATGCGCTGTCGGGCGATCGcgccttttgatttttatatggaaaaagtGTAACCAAGGacctttacaaaaatttcttcaaactACGACCGAAGGGCTTTTATGAGCCAGTCTGGCAAAAAAATAGTTGCAAAATCACCAAATCAACCAGATCATTTCAGGTCAGATCAATCCaacaaaatcttaaaaatataaatttcaagcCTGATCTGATTGCTTCCAGATCAGATGAGCTTTCCAAGAAATGAGATCATATCATCCGAAAATTGGttcaaattagaaaattcTTAAGGGTGATCTGATGTGTTCAGAGTGTGCGGCCTTCAGGGGCCTATGCAGCCAATTTGTTTCTTGATGAAACAAAGTGGCTGTGAAGCATCAAtgcaatacaaacaacaagaACTTATTTACAATTGGAAAAGATCTCCGGCAAGACAATGTTGACAATCGTAATGTTTCACAATACCGAAACTAAACCAATTT
This genomic window from Bradysia coprophila strain Holo2 unplaced genomic scaffold, BU_Bcop_v1 contig_193, whole genome shotgun sequence contains:
- the LOC119075167 gene encoding uncharacterized protein LOC119075167, yielding MTEEYQFIGETDYLTCTPGPSDEATELIVNVTEQDDEPAFVDVTSLDDLSDVQENTNVSQTPKNQTVESSFYVKPRKGCDNSKMRVPTSDEKTKTYCCMYCYKRYAKLVPQLQVAHKNEKDVQKFREAPPGSEKRRQIIDKIRKKGQFESNEVEALNKGELDTCRRTNPNRPREAGDFTTCVNCLGAYVHLTRHFNNCTHNTMKGENVAKELGLALEGRCHVDACDDLREIVFPKMRQNETVRRIRFDWLIIAFGNDMCDNYSAHYQQQLIRTSLRKAGKLLVAAMSSSSEISEFSTLYHVKRCNTVIDAIRKVAGFDFTSKKFKSPGTASTLVTLINAIGDQLIIESMKLDDEVKERNTERFLKVFQKDARAKINKIVSVQQAKARRQRNENIPSTEDIHKLASFLDCERDKCFDDLCKEFSYQKWLCLAELTIVSILVFNRRRVGEMQNMECVDFRRREMIEDANNCHKIPEDVKKLIKSRMMIRGKLNRPVPVLLKHSHDECLDLLLHHRENVGITNRNEFVFALPSKTKTIKTVSAGTALRTFSNLCGAQNPSSLRGTKIRKHMASFCGTLNLCDRDVTNVAAYMGHDDQIHRDIYRHNTLDRQVTQMTNYLEAAQGYRIITTIGNISQAGAEQNHKPKPIVDLSDECSSDEEWDESSDEFSDDEADVVTVKASKKRAKQQGIPTITAKSNRKNSRVGTAATNRKRQLSAPKRTRGEERTKEKKRNSNKVSQTGTKPGKTGGKQVINRSQTKTAKLMSKRKEIRI